One Mucilaginibacter ginkgonis genomic region harbors:
- a CDS encoding efflux RND transporter permease subunit has protein sequence MSLSSTSIKRPVLATVLSVVIVVFGIIGYKFLGVRDFPSVDPPIISVSTSYSGANAEVIESQITEPLEKAINGVQGIRNISSTSSVGASNITVEFNLDADLETAANDVRDKVSQAQRQLPQDIDAPPVVTKADANADQIITLTVSSNTRNIMQVDDYAENVLQEALQTIPGVSSINIQGQRQYAMRIWLDPNKLSSYGLAASDIRDAINNGNVELPAGKIEGNNTELTVRALGKMSTPKEFSDLIIRADSNRVVRMKDVGYVVMGSANEETSLRESGVPEVGLALVPQPGANYVQIAKDFYKRLDQVKKDLPPDITVKVALDNTRFINQSIDEVEETLIISFVLVVIIIYLFFRDWLIAFRPLIDIPVSLIGTFFIMYAFGFSINILTLLGIVLATGLVVDDGIVVTENIYKKVEAGMAIRKAAFEGSAEILFAVISTSVTLAAVFLPIVFLQGFTGRLFREFAIVVAGSVLISAFVSLSLTPMLNVKLIRKNQKKSKFYEKTEPFFERMTNAYTETLVNFMKKRWISIVIMAISLVIIGILVKTTQSELAPLDDRSLLRYQVTGSEGATYDFMSKYMDRVSKLVDDSIPEASVNISVVSPGFGGNSSANSGFGRVGLVAPDKRTRTQAQLAEWLTKKLKKFSDARAIVVQEQTISGGGSGARTSLPVQFVIQNQDFEKIRKVLPEFFAEVNKDPVFATPDVNLKFTKPELTVTTDRDRARDLGVNVNDIASALQLYYSNGRLSYFLLSGKQYQVIAQVDRANRDQPLDLKSVYVRNSRGQLIQLDNVVKVAEDATPPSIYHFNRFKSATIQAGLAPGYTVGDGINEMNKIAAKMLDPTFSTALSGPSRDYAESSSNILFAFGFALLLIYLVLAAQFESFIDPFIVMFTVPLAIAGAFISLWLFNQTLNIFSEIGMITLVGLVTKNGILIVEFANQRMEHGISKYEAVVEAATARLRPILMTSLAVVLGAVPIAFALGAGAKSRVSLGIVIMGGMLFSLMLTLYIIPVMYVMCAPKTRRDPETEPIDAEPAPQPKLIENL, from the coding sequence ATGAGTTTATCCTCAACCAGTATAAAACGCCCGGTATTGGCAACAGTGCTATCTGTGGTGATAGTAGTGTTCGGCATCATAGGGTATAAGTTTTTGGGTGTGCGCGATTTCCCTTCTGTCGATCCGCCTATCATATCTGTAAGCACTTCTTACTCGGGTGCCAATGCCGAGGTTATCGAGTCGCAGATCACAGAACCCCTGGAGAAAGCGATCAACGGTGTGCAGGGTATTCGTAACATATCGTCAACCAGTAGTGTGGGCGCCAGTAATATTACGGTAGAGTTTAACCTGGATGCCGATCTGGAAACCGCGGCGAATGACGTGCGGGATAAGGTATCGCAGGCGCAGCGCCAATTACCGCAGGATATTGACGCGCCGCCGGTAGTAACGAAAGCCGATGCCAACGCCGACCAGATCATTACCCTTACGGTTAGCAGTAACACCCGCAACATTATGCAGGTAGATGATTACGCCGAAAACGTTTTGCAGGAAGCTTTACAAACCATACCGGGTGTAAGCTCGATAAACATACAAGGGCAGCGCCAGTATGCGATGCGCATCTGGTTAGACCCTAATAAGCTATCGTCTTATGGACTTGCCGCCTCAGACATTCGCGACGCGATTAACAATGGCAACGTAGAGCTACCCGCGGGTAAAATAGAGGGTAACAATACAGAGCTTACCGTGCGGGCTTTGGGTAAAATGTCTACTCCGAAGGAATTTAGCGATCTGATCATCCGTGCAGACAGCAACCGTGTGGTGCGCATGAAAGATGTGGGTTACGTGGTGATGGGTTCTGCAAACGAAGAAACGTCGCTTCGCGAAAGTGGTGTACCCGAAGTTGGCCTTGCCCTGGTGCCACAACCCGGCGCCAACTATGTACAAATAGCCAAAGACTTTTATAAGCGGTTAGACCAGGTAAAGAAAGACCTCCCTCCGGATATTACGGTTAAGGTGGCACTGGATAACACGCGTTTTATCAACCAATCGATAGACGAGGTTGAAGAAACGCTGATCATTTCTTTTGTGCTGGTGGTAATCATTATCTATCTGTTCTTCCGCGATTGGCTTATCGCCTTCCGCCCGCTGATAGATATACCTGTATCGCTGATAGGCACCTTCTTCATTATGTACGCCTTTGGCTTCTCCATCAACATCCTTACCCTTTTGGGTATCGTGCTCGCTACAGGCCTGGTGGTGGATGACGGTATCGTAGTAACGGAAAACATCTACAAAAAAGTAGAAGCCGGCATGGCTATTCGTAAAGCGGCGTTCGAAGGTTCTGCAGAAATTTTGTTCGCGGTTATATCTACGTCGGTTACGCTGGCGGCGGTGTTTCTGCCTATCGTCTTTCTGCAGGGCTTTACCGGAAGGTTATTCCGCGAGTTCGCTATCGTGGTGGCGGGCTCTGTATTAATATCGGCTTTCGTGTCGCTGTCTTTAACACCAATGCTTAACGTTAAGCTGATCCGCAAAAACCAAAAGAAATCGAAATTCTACGAGAAGACTGAGCCATTTTTTGAACGCATGACCAATGCCTATACAGAAACACTGGTCAACTTTATGAAAAAGCGGTGGATCTCTATCGTGATCATGGCGATATCTTTAGTGATCATTGGCATACTGGTGAAAACAACGCAATCTGAATTGGCGCCTTTAGACGACCGCAGCTTATTGCGTTATCAGGTTACCGGATCTGAAGGTGCGACGTATGATTTCATGAGCAAATACATGGACCGGGTTTCTAAACTGGTAGATGACTCCATCCCCGAAGCCAGTGTAAATATCTCGGTAGTGTCGCCGGGGTTTGGCGGTAACAGTTCTGCTAACTCGGGTTTTGGCCGGGTGGGTTTGGTCGCCCCTGACAAACGTACCCGTACGCAAGCACAACTGGCAGAGTGGCTGACTAAGAAGTTAAAGAAATTTTCAGATGCGCGGGCCATTGTGGTTCAGGAACAAACCATAAGCGGTGGTGGTAGTGGTGCGCGTACATCGCTGCCGGTGCAGTTTGTTATCCAAAACCAGGATTTTGAAAAGATACGGAAGGTGCTGCCCGAGTTCTTTGCCGAGGTTAACAAAGACCCGGTCTTTGCCACGCCCGACGTTAACCTGAAATTTACAAAACCCGAGCTAACGGTTACCACAGACCGTGACCGTGCGCGTGATTTGGGTGTAAATGTAAACGACATCGCGTCGGCCTTGCAGCTTTATTATTCAAACGGGCGTTTAAGTTATTTCCTGCTAAGTGGTAAACAATACCAGGTAATTGCACAGGTAGACCGCGCCAACCGCGACCAGCCCTTAGATTTAAAATCGGTATACGTACGCAACTCGCGCGGACAGTTGATACAGTTAGACAACGTAGTTAAAGTCGCCGAAGATGCTACTCCGCCGTCTATCTATCACTTTAACCGTTTCAAATCGGCCACTATACAGGCAGGCCTTGCGCCGGGATATACTGTAGGCGATGGCATCAACGAGATGAATAAGATCGCTGCCAAAATGCTCGACCCAACTTTCAGTACCGCGCTAAGCGGCCCGTCGCGGGATTATGCCGAAAGCTCATCAAACATCTTATTCGCGTTCGGCTTTGCATTGTTGTTGATCTACCTTGTATTAGCCGCTCAATTCGAAAGCTTTATAGATCCGTTCATTGTGATGTTTACTGTGCCGTTGGCTATCGCTGGCGCGTTCATTTCGCTTTGGCTGTTCAACCAAACGCTCAATATCTTTAGCGAGATCGGCATGATCACGCTGGTAGGTTTGGTAACTAAGAACGGCATTCTTATCGTAGAATTCGCCAATCAGCGTATGGAACACGGTATCTCTAAATATGAGGCCGTGGTTGAGGCAGCAACCGCGCGTCTTCGCCCTATCTTAATGACCAGTTTAGCGGTAGTACTCGGTGCGGTGCCCATTGCTTTTGCACTGGGTGCCGGCGCTAAGAGCCGGGTATCGCTGGGTATTGTTATTATGGGTGGTATGTTGTTCTCATTAATGCTTACGCTTTACATTATTCCCGTAATGTATGTGATGTGCGCGCCAAAAACGCGCCGCGATCCCGAAACTGAACCTATAGATGCAGAACCTGCTCCGCAACCAAAACTGATTGAAAACCTATAA
- a CDS encoding response regulator codes for MYNTCLLIDDNYIDNYVTRRILESTNFAADIVVKQSANEAIAWLKSGNAIPEVIFLDLRMPTMSGFDFLREFDKLEIENKNGIKVYMLSSSLDPSDVKRSAENKYITQFLHKPITQKILEELA; via the coding sequence ATGTATAATACCTGCTTGCTTATAGATGATAATTACATAGACAACTATGTTACCCGCCGCATTTTAGAAAGTACCAATTTTGCCGCGGACATCGTCGTCAAGCAATCAGCAAATGAGGCTATTGCCTGGTTAAAAAGCGGCAATGCGATCCCCGAAGTGATATTCCTTGACTTGCGCATGCCTACCATGAGCGGTTTTGATTTTTTGCGCGAGTTTGACAAGCTGGAGATCGAGAACAAAAATGGCATAAAAGTTTATATGCTATCATCTTCTTTAGATCCAAGCGATGTAAAGCGCTCAGCCGAGAATAAGTACATCACCCAGTTCCTCCACAAACCTATCACCCAAAAAATTTTAGAAGAACTGGCTTAA
- a CDS encoding TldD/PmbA family protein, whose translation MAIFSQEEAQALMKKALSFSKADECEISFSGSIGGNIRYARNSVSTSGSVSQTQMVIASAFGKKQGTVTLNEYDDASLEKAVRKSEELAQLAPENPEFMNYLDPQTYDPLNPKLYDAKTGDMPPKIRTDMVAQSLQVAKDNNLTAAGFLQNQGAFSSTMNSHGLFNYNKSSDINFSITLRTADGKGSGYASRDFEDYNDMDTLKLTKIAAQKATGSVTARAIEPGKYTVILEPSAGIVLLEQLYGGLDARSADEGRSFLSKKGGGTKLGEQLVDPRVNIYSDPMDPRLPTSNYTGDGQPAVKRSWIEKGVVKNLFYSRYWAKKKGVPEVPYPGGFIMDGGDQSLEDLIKGTEKGILVTRLWYIRPVDPQTLLYTGLTRDGTFYIENGQIKFPVKNFRFNESPVIMLNNLEALGKTERAVSGESFQSALIPPMKIRDFTFSSLSDAV comes from the coding sequence ATGGCAATATTTAGTCAGGAAGAAGCGCAGGCTTTAATGAAGAAGGCGCTTAGTTTTTCAAAAGCCGATGAGTGCGAGATCAGCTTTAGCGGATCTATCGGCGGCAACATACGTTACGCGCGCAATTCGGTGTCTACCAGCGGCAGCGTTAGCCAAACACAAATGGTAATTGCTTCTGCTTTTGGCAAAAAGCAGGGTACAGTTACCTTAAATGAATACGACGACGCGTCGCTGGAAAAGGCAGTTCGTAAATCGGAAGAGTTGGCGCAATTAGCGCCGGAGAACCCGGAATTTATGAACTATTTAGACCCGCAAACCTATGACCCTTTGAACCCAAAACTTTACGACGCCAAAACCGGCGATATGCCGCCAAAGATTCGTACAGATATGGTTGCACAAAGTTTGCAGGTAGCTAAGGATAACAACCTTACCGCGGCGGGCTTCTTACAAAACCAGGGCGCGTTCAGCTCTACCATGAACTCGCACGGCTTGTTCAATTACAACAAGTCGAGCGATATTAATTTCTCGATTACCTTGCGTACGGCAGATGGCAAAGGTTCCGGTTACGCTTCGCGAGATTTTGAGGACTATAACGACATGGATACCTTGAAGCTTACAAAGATCGCGGCACAAAAGGCTACAGGTTCAGTAACGGCCCGCGCAATTGAGCCGGGGAAATATACGGTGATCCTTGAACCTTCGGCAGGCATTGTGTTGCTGGAACAGCTTTACGGCGGACTTGACGCACGTAGTGCCGACGAAGGCCGCAGCTTTTTAAGTAAAAAAGGTGGCGGTACTAAACTTGGTGAGCAATTGGTGGATCCCCGTGTAAACATTTATTCAGACCCGATGGACCCGCGCCTGCCAACAAGTAACTATACCGGCGATGGCCAGCCCGCAGTGAAACGCAGCTGGATAGAAAAAGGCGTGGTGAAAAACCTGTTCTATTCGCGCTATTGGGCTAAGAAAAAAGGTGTTCCAGAAGTGCCATATCCGGGAGGCTTTATCATGGATGGCGGCGACCAGTCTTTAGAAGATCTGATAAAAGGAACAGAAAAAGGCATACTGGTTACCCGTTTGTGGTACATTCGCCCGGTTGACCCGCAAACTTTACTTTATACCGGCCTTACCCGCGATGGTACTTTTTACATAGAGAACGGACAGATCAAGTTCCCGGTAAAAAACTTTAGGTTTAACGAGAGCCCGGTGATCATGCTCAACAATCTGGAAGCGTTGGGCAAAACGGAACGCGCAGTAAGCGGAGAGTCTTTCCAAAGCGCTTTGATCCCGCCAATGAAGATCCGCGACTTTACATTTAGTTCGCTGTCAGACGCGGTGTAG
- a CDS encoding TldD/PmbA family protein, giving the protein MNRKNFIYLTGMGIGGAMLKGIPVIGAPISVEQALGGGIDVALKKRMADVALTAARAKGATYTDVRIGRYLRQFVVTREEKVQNVVNTESFGMGIRVLANGCWGFAAVDKLDNDSIAKAATAAVAIAKENARIQSEPVQLAPQKGYGEVSWKAPIEKNSFEVPIKDKVDLLLKVNDTAMKAGSNYVTSIIFSVNEQKYFASSDGSYIDQDVHRIWPTFYATKIDTKTGKFQTRNALSAPRGLGYEYLTPSDSEKIKGMPTPLYRDRYDMIEDAGFAGAQGGEKIAAKSVEPGKYDLVLDPSHLWLTIHESVGHPTELDRVLGYEANFAGTSFLTLDKWKSGKFNFGSKNVNIVADKLQKGSLGAVGYDDEGVKCGRWDLIKDGVLVNYQTIRDQAHIIGLNASQGCCYADSWSDVQFQRMPNVSLQAGKTPLTQNDMIKNVEKGIYIVGDSSFSIDQQRYNFQFSGQLYYEIKNGKIAGMLNDVAYQSNTQEFWNSCVGVCDQSDYRLGGSFFDGKGQPQQVSAVSHGSATARFNGVNVINTARKI; this is encoded by the coding sequence TTGAATAGGAAAAATTTTATCTATCTCACCGGTATGGGCATTGGTGGCGCCATGCTAAAAGGCATCCCGGTGATAGGAGCGCCTATTTCGGTAGAGCAGGCGCTGGGCGGGGGCATTGATGTGGCGCTCAAAAAACGTATGGCAGATGTTGCCCTTACTGCGGCCCGTGCTAAAGGTGCAACCTATACAGATGTACGCATTGGCCGTTACCTGCGCCAGTTTGTAGTAACCCGCGAAGAAAAGGTACAGAACGTAGTCAATACCGAAAGTTTCGGCATGGGTATCCGTGTGCTGGCTAACGGCTGCTGGGGCTTTGCCGCGGTTGACAAGTTAGACAACGATAGCATTGCAAAAGCGGCGACTGCTGCCGTTGCCATTGCTAAAGAGAACGCGCGTATACAAAGCGAACCGGTTCAGCTGGCGCCGCAAAAAGGTTACGGCGAAGTAAGCTGGAAAGCGCCTATCGAAAAAAACTCTTTCGAAGTGCCGATAAAAGATAAGGTAGATCTGCTTTTGAAGGTGAACGATACTGCCATGAAAGCGGGTTCTAATTACGTTACCTCGATCATATTTTCTGTTAATGAGCAGAAGTATTTCGCATCATCAGACGGTTCTTACATAGACCAGGATGTCCACCGCATCTGGCCTACTTTTTACGCAACTAAAATAGATACGAAAACAGGCAAGTTCCAGACACGCAACGCGTTAAGCGCGCCGAGGGGTTTAGGCTATGAATACCTGACGCCAAGTGATAGCGAAAAAATTAAAGGTATGCCTACCCCACTTTACCGCGACAGGTATGATATGATTGAAGATGCAGGCTTTGCAGGCGCGCAGGGCGGCGAAAAAATTGCCGCAAAATCTGTAGAGCCGGGCAAATATGACCTGGTGCTGGATCCTTCCCACTTGTGGCTAACTATTCACGAGTCGGTTGGCCACCCTACAGAGCTCGACCGTGTGCTGGGCTATGAAGCCAACTTTGCAGGTACCAGCTTTTTAACGCTTGATAAATGGAAGTCTGGTAAGTTTAATTTCGGCAGCAAGAACGTAAATATCGTTGCAGACAAACTCCAAAAAGGTTCATTAGGCGCGGTTGGGTATGATGATGAAGGCGTTAAATGCGGCCGGTGGGACTTGATAAAAGACGGTGTTTTAGTTAACTACCAAACCATTCGCGACCAGGCGCACATTATCGGGCTGAATGCTTCGCAGGGATGCTGCTACGCAGATAGCTGGAGCGACGTGCAGTTTCAGCGTATGCCAAACGTGTCGCTACAGGCAGGCAAAACACCGCTTACACAGAATGACATGATCAAGAATGTTGAGAAAGGTATCTACATAGTTGGCGACAGCTCTTTCTCAATAGATCAGCAGCGTTACAACTTCCAGTTCAGCGGTCAGTTATATTATGAGATCAAGAATGGCAAGATCGCGGGCATGCTAAACGATGTTGCCTATCAATCAAATACCCAGGAGTTCTGGAACTCATGCGTAGGTGTTTGCGACCAAAGCGACTACCGTTTAGGCGGTTCATTCTTTGACGGCAAGGGCCAGCCCCAGCAGGTAAGCGCTGTGTCGCACGGCTCGGCAACGGCAAGGTTTAATGGAGTTAATGTTATCAACACAGCAAGAAAGATTTAA
- the lnt gene encoding apolipoprotein N-acyltransferase → MKKNILLAIFSGLLMWLGWPPSRFMNILLFVGLVPMLVAIENIIGSASDKKGRQIFTVAFIGFFVWNTLSIYWVYNSVKMVGDLIAIPISLIPYSLGPLLIACACWLYYRMRVAANRNISLVALVCFWIGYEYIHQTWPLAFPWMTLGNGFAVSHQLVQWYEYTGVYGGTVWIWLVNILIFLYYRGLLEAQTARTRKFTILSVALAVILPAGISLARYYSFSEQRNPSDIVVVQPNVDPYAKEFSIPVYQQIATLTHLSDSLAQANTEYFIWPETAIPDPALDEEHINTSPVYAQVKSFLNKYKNANLITGAETFKIFNNQATITASPMPGGQFFDSYNAALSLENSDKVQFYHKSKLVPGAETIPFSQLSFLKPVFAHLGGAAGSYAGQPDAGVFYSQSGIGSDPVICYESIWGEYVARSVEKGAQFIAIITNDGWWENTSGKDQHLDYAKLRAIENRRWVARSANTGISAFINERGDVVQRTGWWVRTAIKQDINLNSDLTFYTKHGDYIAYVACFLAVIAMIWMATRVRLVKRIKTIN, encoded by the coding sequence ATGAAAAAAAACATTCTCCTCGCAATATTCTCCGGCTTGCTGATGTGGCTTGGCTGGCCGCCGTCGCGGTTTATGAACATACTTTTATTCGTTGGCTTGGTGCCAATGCTCGTCGCGATAGAAAACATCATCGGCTCCGCATCAGACAAAAAAGGCAGGCAAATATTTACCGTAGCGTTTATAGGGTTTTTCGTATGGAATACGCTGTCCATCTACTGGGTGTACAATTCGGTAAAAATGGTAGGCGATTTGATAGCCATACCCATTAGTCTAATTCCGTATTCACTGGGACCACTATTGATAGCCTGCGCCTGCTGGCTTTATTACCGCATGCGTGTGGCGGCCAACCGCAATATCAGTTTGGTGGCATTAGTTTGCTTTTGGATAGGGTACGAGTACATCCATCAAACCTGGCCGCTGGCATTCCCATGGATGACTCTGGGTAACGGCTTCGCCGTAAGCCATCAATTAGTGCAATGGTATGAATATACCGGTGTTTACGGTGGTACAGTTTGGATATGGCTGGTTAATATTTTGATCTTCCTTTATTACCGCGGATTGCTTGAGGCGCAAACCGCCCGCACAAGAAAGTTTACTATCCTTTCGGTGGCATTAGCAGTTATACTGCCTGCGGGAATTTCATTGGCCAGATACTATTCCTTCAGTGAGCAAAGAAACCCTTCGGACATTGTCGTTGTCCAACCAAACGTAGATCCCTATGCCAAAGAATTCAGCATACCTGTGTATCAACAGATTGCTACATTGACACACCTGTCAGACTCATTGGCTCAAGCCAATACAGAATACTTTATTTGGCCAGAAACGGCCATTCCTGATCCGGCTTTAGACGAAGAACACATCAACACGAGCCCTGTTTATGCGCAGGTAAAATCATTTTTAAATAAGTACAAGAACGCCAACTTGATCACCGGGGCAGAGACGTTTAAAATATTTAATAACCAGGCAACAATAACTGCCAGCCCCATGCCCGGCGGGCAGTTTTTCGATAGCTACAACGCGGCGCTAAGTTTAGAGAATAGCGACAAGGTTCAATTCTATCACAAATCTAAATTGGTGCCGGGTGCAGAGACTATTCCTTTCAGCCAGTTATCCTTTTTAAAGCCGGTATTCGCGCATTTGGGAGGTGCGGCGGGAAGCTACGCGGGTCAGCCCGACGCGGGTGTGTTTTACTCGCAAAGCGGCATAGGTTCAGACCCGGTTATCTGTTACGAATCTATTTGGGGCGAATATGTTGCCAGGTCGGTTGAGAAGGGTGCACAGTTTATCGCCATTATCACCAATGATGGGTGGTGGGAAAATACATCCGGCAAAGATCAGCACCTTGACTATGCCAAACTGCGCGCTATAGAAAACCGACGCTGGGTGGCCCGGTCTGCCAATACCGGCATCTCCGCTTTCATTAATGAGCGTGGAGATGTGGTTCAACGTACCGGCTGGTGGGTACGCACAGCGATCAAACAAGACATTAATCTAAACTCCGACCTGACGTTTTACACGAAGCACGGGGATTATATCGCGTATGTCGCTTGCTTTTTAGCGGTAATAGCGATGATATGGATGGCAACGAGGGTGAGGCTTGTGAAGAGAATTAAAACGATCAACTAA
- a CDS encoding TolC family protein — translation MKKKISFLLLMCCFIISKTAFAQRDSTLLSLKQAVEIALQNNYNIKLSQNNSSIAQNNVTLGNAGILPTVSGNFTQSNSLQNTVQTRADNTLNVINNANNTNTSYGANLNWTIFDGLNMFANYDALKQRNLLGQVRLRDTVLTTVANVMSTYYELVSQYEQIKSLKGALNISGTQLRYANDKFSVGRVSKLDVYNAQVSYNTDTAAYIASKQQFKASQIALNQLMVRDLQMEFKVADTIIVDQNIRLGDVLNKAQAENPAILESQISQRLSEINLRQVRSTRYPNIGVNGGYARGNSNTPAGFARQQQTNGFTYGLVAQINIFNGFNQWRRERNAKLQINNAGINVNLTKLNVNAQINTLFSSYLSGLDLIKLGESNVQLARKNLEISLEKYRLGTITPLEIREAQRNYLDAQVTFFNAQYQSKIAEITLKQITASVDFL, via the coding sequence ATGAAAAAGAAAATAAGCTTTTTACTATTGATGTGCTGTTTCATCATCAGCAAAACAGCCTTTGCGCAGCGCGACAGTACTTTGTTGTCTTTAAAGCAAGCAGTAGAGATAGCATTGCAAAATAACTACAACATAAAACTGTCGCAGAACAACTCCAGCATTGCGCAAAACAATGTGACTTTGGGTAATGCCGGCATTTTACCTACCGTAAGCGGAAACTTTACGCAAAGCAACAGTTTGCAGAATACGGTACAAACACGTGCAGATAATACGCTAAACGTGATCAATAACGCCAACAATACTAATACCAGTTACGGCGCTAACCTTAACTGGACTATTTTCGACGGGCTTAACATGTTCGCCAATTATGACGCGCTTAAGCAACGCAACTTGTTAGGTCAGGTACGCTTACGCGACACGGTTCTTACCACCGTGGCTAATGTGATGTCAACGTATTATGAACTGGTAAGCCAGTACGAGCAGATCAAATCTCTAAAGGGAGCCTTAAATATTTCGGGCACGCAATTGCGCTATGCTAATGATAAATTCAGTGTTGGGCGTGTTTCAAAACTGGATGTGTACAATGCCCAAGTAAGTTATAACACGGATACAGCGGCATACATTGCGTCGAAGCAGCAGTTCAAAGCCAGCCAGATTGCGCTTAACCAATTAATGGTGCGCGACCTGCAAATGGAATTTAAGGTGGCAGATACTATCATCGTTGATCAGAACATACGGCTTGGAGATGTGCTTAACAAAGCGCAGGCAGAAAATCCTGCTATCCTGGAATCGCAAATAAGTCAGCGTTTATCGGAGATCAATTTAAGGCAGGTCAGGTCTACACGTTATCCAAATATAGGTGTTAACGGCGGCTATGCCCGTGGGAATAGCAATACGCCTGCCGGTTTTGCCCGCCAGCAGCAAACCAATGGTTTTACCTACGGCCTGGTAGCACAGATAAACATTTTTAACGGCTTTAATCAGTGGCGCCGGGAACGTAACGCCAAACTGCAGATCAATAATGCGGGTATCAATGTAAATCTTACAAAACTGAATGTAAACGCGCAGATAAATACATTATTCAGCAGTTATTTATCGGGATTGGATCTTATCAAATTGGGCGAAAGCAATGTGCAGCTTGCCCGCAAAAATTTAGAGATCTCTCTTGAGAAGTACCGCCTGGGGACTATTACACCTCTGGAAATAAGGGAAGCGCAACGCAACTACCTTGATGCACAGGTGACTTTCTTTAATGCGCAGTACCAGTCTAAAATTGCCGAGATAACACTAAAGCAAATAACCGCCAGCGTAGATTTTCTGTAA
- a CDS encoding N-acetylglucosamine kinase, with the protein MILVADSGSSKTDWLLAVPGQEPLKFRSKGLNPYFHNEKQIVKILQDQAADLIAHSNEITEIYFFGAGCSSPDRHEIISNALSQLFTKAFISVDSDLLGSAYATCGHQRGLCCVLGTGSNISYFDGEDIHAGKHGLGFVLGDEGSGTWFGKSLITDYLYGKMPADIAQLFKEHYNLTVQDVMYHVYQQPNANTYLASFARFLGSITDTAYAKGKITQGLNEFIETNIKSYPEYRDYKCHFVGSIASVFADELTRLCNQQGITVGKIMKHPVNDLLEFILDRG; encoded by the coding sequence ATGATACTTGTTGCCGATAGCGGATCGTCTAAAACAGATTGGCTGCTGGCTGTTCCCGGTCAGGAACCGTTAAAGTTTCGGTCTAAAGGTTTAAATCCATATTTCCACAACGAAAAACAGATCGTCAAGATCCTGCAGGACCAGGCTGCCGACCTTATAGCACATAGCAATGAGATAACAGAGATCTATTTTTTTGGCGCAGGCTGTTCCAGTCCCGACAGGCACGAGATCATATCGAATGCCCTTAGCCAACTATTCACTAAAGCATTCATCAGCGTCGATAGCGACCTGCTAGGCTCTGCGTACGCCACTTGCGGCCATCAACGGGGCTTATGTTGTGTGTTGGGTACCGGTTCAAATATCTCTTATTTTGATGGCGAAGATATCCATGCCGGCAAGCACGGCTTGGGCTTTGTGTTAGGCGACGAAGGCTCGGGTACGTGGTTCGGCAAAAGTTTAATTACCGACTATCTGTATGGTAAGATGCCTGCCGATATAGCTCAGCTATTTAAGGAGCATTATAACCTTACCGTGCAGGATGTTATGTATCATGTATACCAGCAACCTAATGCCAATACCTATTTGGCATCTTTCGCGCGTTTTTTAGGCAGCATTACAGATACAGCTTATGCTAAAGGGAAGATAACCCAAGGCCTTAACGAATTCATAGAAACCAACATCAAATCGTACCCCGAATATCGAGACTACAAATGCCATTTTGTGGGCTCAATTGCTTCGGTTTTTGCGGATGAACTTACCAGGCTATGCAATCAGCAAGGCATTACCGTGGGAAAGATCATGAAGCATCCGGTAAATGATCTGTTAGAATTCATTCTGGATAGAGGGTAA